Genomic window (Alligator mississippiensis isolate rAllMis1 chromosome 7, rAllMis1, whole genome shotgun sequence):
CTGACTCCTATaccaacaggaggggaaaaaactcctttccagccctatgtgGCCACCAGTAAACCCCAGAAGTCTGGGAAGAAACAGACCCAAACCTCCATCCTGCTCTGTGACCTGGAGACAGCAACCTAGGTCAGCACCGAGGGTGGATCCAGGGTGGGGTGATGCAACAGTTGATGCATTCTTTGCTCTTAGACATGTGATTTCCCATCTGCCAGCATTAAAATGCTCGTCCTGTCCTTGTGCCCAGCGTACCAGGCAGTGCAAATGGATCTGTGCTAATGTCTATTTTCTAGGCATGGGGGAGGAGTGAGTCTGGGGCTGATAGTGTTTAAATTCCCTCTGggatccagggccagggctgggccagcatTTTAACACAGCCAGATGAGAAGTGGCTGAGTGGTCCTGCCCCATGCTCGATCCCCCATCCAGGGTacaggcaggaggtggcagagtaAATGGGAGACCTGCAGTGTGCTTTGGCTGTTCTCCCAGAGGCCACCCTGGCCTGGTGGGGGCCATACATGGCAAACCTTTGGGCATAACAAGCTCAGGTAGGAGACGTTCCTGCAGCAGTATTACCTTCTTCCCAGGGCCAAGACCAAGGGAACGTAGTGCAAAGGCAGGATGAGGAAGAGGGGCATCAACTAAGACAAGAGCAAGGAGATTAACGCTCCCCTCCATGCCACCAAGAACAAGATCAAGGCTGTGTGCAGTGATAGAGAGGGCAATCACAGGTGCCTGTGCCACCAGCAAGCAGCAGCCCAGGGTTTCGTTGCGGCAAAGTCCTGGGCAACCCCAAGAGAAAGTTTTTCACTTACATCTCCCCTTGAAGTCGCCAGCTGCTGTGATAACGGCTGGCCTGTTCGTTACACCAATGGATGGATCTGAGCCCTCTGAAGCAGAGCAGGCATGTGCCTCTTCCTCCACCTTTACTCCTGCCTCCCTCCAACTCCACTACTACCACAGCGCTCATTTTGCAATTCCATCACCCTTTAGCCCCGCTTTGCTTCCCTGTTCCCTCACATCCTATACCGGGGTCCAGCCTGGGGCCTGCTCACTGTAACCAAGTGTTCAGCTGTTCTCATCTCCCCATGGATGGAAATGAAGCTGAGCAgccatgcatgcagctgctgaaTGAGTCCCACTGTGGGTGATTTCCCTACCCAGTGCTAATGGTCAGCTATGATGCACGAGGCAACCCAAGCCTGTACAAGGCTTGAGTGTCtggggagagcatcagggcctCCCCCTCAGCCCACCAATGCAGTGCTGTCCCGTTAAGTCTTGCTCTTGGTGTTGCCTGGTCCAGACTTGAACAATCCCAGCATGATGTGCTCACAGCTGCGGGGTCATAAAGGATCCCTGGTGCTTTGGatcatcctgtgccctgcctggACACCCCACCCGGGTTTCCTCAGGCTGGCCTGGCAGCTCTAGCTGTGATGGGACCCAGGTCATTCCCTGCTGCACATGAAGGACCCTCACACTCAGGGTTGGGGCAGGTATTGCTCAGGCACAGCAAAGTGCAGGAAACAGCCCTGTTGCTCTGACGGCCTGGGAAGCGTCTCCCAGCCCATGCTTCACCGTGCTGGGCTGTTGCTGGGAGGCAGAAAAGTAGGCTGCAGCCTGTGGCACTGGACTGGCGATGGCCAGGAGAGGATgacccccttcttccccttgtGGCTACAGGGAAGGGGAACGCCACCCTGAATAGGAAAGGGCCCTGATACCACCCCATGATTCATGCTCCCCGCAAGCCCCTGGAGACCAAGTGGGTAATCTGTTCTGTCCTGAGCCCCCACAAACACTCAGGATCCTGAGTTTGCAGTTGCCAAAGTTTATTACAGAAAGCAGCAAGAAATTCAGCTCAGTGACAGCACTGAGGACTCGGCAGCAGGAGGGCAATTGCTCTGCACCAGGGTCCAGTCCCTCCTGTGGGTGCATGAGGTGGAAGGGGTGAGTGTAGTGTGCAGCTGGCACTGACGGCAGCAGAAGAGCTGGAACTGGGACACTAAGATTTGGCACCAAATGATCTGGCTTCATGGtctaggagggagcagggagagggccaGGCTGAGAGGCTTTGGCAATGGGGGCCCCACTACGAGCAAAAGCTGCGGGGCAGTGTGGGATTCATTACAAGCAGTCTCTCACTGGGCTATAGTGCACAGGCAGGTTTCCAGTGCAAGCAATGCAAATCCTCTGGTTATAGGACCTGGCCCTGTACACACAGCCATTCGGTGGGGAGCCGCTTACAAATGTGCAGTCAGTGATCAGGAAGTTGCTGTTGCTATAGTAATAGTTGCCGTGTGGGTTggtcccagcccctgtgcagatGCTATTTATTGATGATGATAGTGCGTGGATGAAGGTGTTCTTGCTCTTGCAGATGCCCAAGGTCATTCCCTGGGCCTTCATCCTCTGATTGCAATAGACATCATTGTACGGAGGGCGAGTAAATGGGTCAACGTGCTGCCTCTGAAACTTCTGGTTTGGTGTTTCCCTGCTGTCCACAGTTGGCCAGGCTGACAGCAGGGtcagcaggaggagcagcagggcagggcaggcatctCTTGGAGACATGGCTTCCTTAGATTTGCTCCAAGTGCCTGGATGGAGCCAACAAGGAGAAAGGATGACTACTCCCTCTTGCCCTTCCCCTCTCACAACCCTCCTGCTACTCTCTCCTACCCCATGCAGCTCCAAAGACCCTTCCCTGCCCAAGCCCCCCACCACGCCAGCTCCTCAAGGCAGGAACTGGCTTTTGTGATGGGTGAGGTCACTGCTGAGCACAGTGGGCTTGGCCCTGCCATGACAGATGTGACCAGGAGATGAGCTGATCTGATCTCTCTTCTGATCTACAGCCAGAGCCAGTGCAAGGGGCATCTTGGAGATCTCCAGAGCAGCAGGGTGCGTCCATGGCCTCGAACTACCTCTACAGCCATGTCCATACCATACAGGTGTTACTGTTTGGTCTTTTTCCCTAGTTGGGATCTCAGCCTCCTCCGCATCCAGCCCACCACTCTACCTGCCCTCTTTTGCTTAGGCCCATTGGCTTATTGGGCATTAGCCCTTGCCTTGTCCTTCCCAACCTTGGGACCCAACCCCAGTCTCGCCCTTTAGGGCTGTGGACCCCCAGCCTCTGGTCTCTGTCCCTCTTTGGTCTctatctctgccctgctctgtacTGGGCCCAGTCTCCACCCTGCTCTGAGCAACACTGGGACCTTGTCCGGCCCTTTTGTCCCAACCCAAACCGCTGGTTATAGAAGAAATAGAGAGGCAGGTTCACATTTTAACTCAACACCACCCCCCATGCTGATTAAGCTTACGCAAGAACAAAACCGGCATGCTGTCTCTAACAGAGGCAGCC
Coding sequences:
- the LOC102568630 gene encoding ribonuclease; its protein translation is MRRRVGSNQGGKHWKDQRLEEAPPGPAPHTQKERVRESSRNRQSLWEQGTWSKSKEAMSPRDACPALLLLLLTLLSAWPTVDSRETPNQKFQRQHVDPFTRPPYNDVYCNQRMKAQGMTLGICKSKNTFIHALSSSINSICTGAGTNPHGNYYYSNSNFLITDCTFVSGSPPNGCVYRARSYNQRICIACTGNLPVHYSPVRDCL